Part of the Lentimicrobium sp. L6 genome, ATAGTCGTTATTGTCACCATATTCACATTACTTGTTTCGTTATTTAAAAGGTATAAACGTTGTCCTTCCGACCGTATTTTGGTTGTTTATGGAAAGATAGGAAAATCTACTGCTTTAGGTGGAAAATCTGCAAAAACCATTCATGGTGGAGCAGCATTTGTATGGCCTGTTCTGCAGAGTTATGAATTTCTCGATCTAACTCCTATCTCCATTGAAGTAAACCTGACCAGTGCTTTAAGTAGACAAAATATCCGAGTTGACGTTCCTTCTCGTTTCACAGTTGGTATTTCAACAGAGCCGGGTATTATGAATAATGCAGCAGAGCGTTTGTTGGGTCTTAGTCAGGATCAAATTCATGATTTAGCTAAAGATATCATATTTGGTCAGTTACGTTTGGTAGTAGCTACCATGGATATTGAAGAGATTAATAATAACCGCGATAAGTTTTTGGCTGCTGTAAGTTCCAATGTGGAGGCTGAATTGAAAAAAATTGGTTTGAAATTAATCAATGTGAATGTAACCGACATTAAAGATGAGTCTGGTTATATTATTGCCTTGGGTAAAGAAGCTGCTGCTCATGCTATTAATGAAGCTAAGAAAAGTGTAGCTGAAAAATCTAGAGATGGATCTATTGGTGAAGCCAATGCGGTTAGAGAACAAAGAATAAAAGTTGCCGATGCCAATGCCGATGCCAATGTGGGAGAAGCTATTGCCATGCAGAAAGAGCGTATTAATGTGGCAGATGCTACCGCCGAAGCAAAAGTGGGGGAGGCTGAAGCCAATAGAAAAGAGCGTACACTTACTGCTGATGCAATTGCTAAAGCTAAAATTGGGGAAGCTGAAGCCAATAGAAATGAGCGAATTAAAACTTCTGAAGCCAATGCTACTGCCGTTGAGGGAGAAAACTTAGCTAAAGTTACCATTGCCAATTCCGATGCCGAAAGAAGAACAAAAGAAGCGGAAGCTGAAAGGCTTGCTATTGCTGCTGAAAAAGTAAAAACAGCACAGGCTTTGGAGGAGTCTTATTCTGCTGAAAGAAAGGCTGAAGAATCAAGAGCTTTAAGAGATAAAGCAAGCCAAGAAGCCGATATTATTATTCCTGCTGAAATTGATAGGCAAAGAATAGTCATTGAAGCGGAAGCTATGGCTGAAGAAATTAGAAGAAAAGCAAAAGGGGAAGCCGATGCTATCTATTTAAAAATGGCTGCTGAAGCTAAAGGTAATTATGAGATTCTGACTAAGCAAGCAGAAGGGTTTAAAGCCATTGTGGGTGCTGCAAATCAAAGTAGTAGTGATGCGGTAATGCTAATGATAGCTGATAAGCTTCCAGAATTAGTTGAGAAGCAAGTGGAAGCGATTAAGAATATTAAAATCGATAAAGTCACAGTTTGGGATAGTATGAGCTCCGGTAAAGATGGGAATTCACCATCTACAGCAAATTTCCTTTCAGGAATGTTAGGTTCTCTTCCTCCATTCGATGAGATTTTCCAAATGGCAGGTATGGAACTACCTGATTATTTAAAGGGAAGCAAAAAGGAGGAGCCTAAAAAGGAAGAACTTCCCAAAGTAAAGGAAGAAACCATCTCCGATGCTGATATCATTGAAGATAAGCCAGAGTAAGAAGTTTTATAAGATGAGTGAGCACCTAATTGATTGTTTTAAATCTATTAGGTGCTTTTTTGTTTATTACTTGTTGTTGATTAACAAAAAAAAACTTGAATTACTCCATCAGCTAAAAAGTCATGAAGTGAAGCTCAGGATTGTATCTCAATAGGCAATCCCCTATTAAAACCCTCCTCTAAAGAAAGAAAGGTTTCTGTACTCGTCACTTCTATTATTGATTGTATTTTCTCTACCAGAATTTTCTTCAAATGTTCATTGCTATGGGCGTAAATTTTCAGCATATAGGAGTATTTACCAGTAATGGAATGGCATTCTACCACTTCAGGGATATTTAATATCATATCGAAAACTTGGTGGTGAGTTTGTCCTGAAGTTAGGTTAACCTGTATACCCACAAAAGCCAAGGAATGGTACCCAAGACCTTGAGGAGAAAGAGCAAACTTAGAACCAGTGATGACACCAGCGTCTTTTAGTTTTTTCAACCTTTGATGAATAGCGGCACCCGAAATTTTAAGTTTCCGAGCTATTAAAGTGATTGGAGTCCTTGCGTTTTCCATCAAAATGTCTAAAATCTGCTTATCCATGGAATCAATTTGAAACTTAATTTTACTCATTCTATGATTTTATTTAATAAATTCTATAATATTGAGGGATATGCTTTCAATATGTAAGCAAAAATAGCATAAATGCTTAAATAAATTAGATATATTGACATTATTGCTTACATAATTTACTTTTGTTCCATAGAAACAATAAAAAAATTAATGATATGAGCACAAAGAAATTTGATCCAGCAACTAATATACAAAGACAAGAAGTATTTGGTGAGTTCGGAGGTGTAAACCCTTCCATAACTGATAGTAGTACTTTTACTTTTATGACTGCCAAAACCATGTTAGATACATTTCACGGTGAGGCCGAAGGTTGTTTCCTTTATTCTCGTCATTGGAACCCAACAAATTTAAATTTAGCACAAGCTTTAGCTGCTATGGAAGGCACAGAAAGTGCATGGGTAACTGGTTCTGGCATGGGAGCTATCACCACAGTGTTATTACAATTATGTAGTGCTGGTGACCATATTGTTACTAGTGTGACTACTTATGGTGGAACTTACGCTTTCTTAAAAAACTATCTTCCTAAATTTAATATTGATGTTACTTTCGTAAATATTTCGGATTTAGAGGCTGTTGAAGCAGCCATCCGACCAAATACCAAGTTAGTTTATACTGAGAGTATGACTAATCCAATGCTTCAGATTTCTGATATGCCAAAATTATCTGAAATAGCTCATAAGCATGGTGCTAAATTAGTAGTTGATAATACTTTTACACCAATGATTTTTGCTCCTTATCAATTAGGAGCGGATATTGTTTGTTATTCTATGACAAAATTCATCAATGGTAAAAATGACTGTGTTGCAGGTGCTATTTGTGCAAGCGGAGATTTTATAAATGCTATAAGTGATGTAAATGATGGAACTGCCATGTTATTAGGTCCTGTATTAGATCCTATGCGCTCTTCGAGCATTCTTAAAAATCTGCATACTCTGCATATTAGAATGATGCAGCATAGTAAGAATGCAATGTTCTTAGCTAAAAAGTTTAAAGAAATTGGCTTGAGATTCAATTATCCTGGTATGACTGAACATCAAGATCATGATTTGATGAATAGCATGAGAAATGAAGATTTCGGTTATGGAGGAATGATTGCTATTGATATGGAAACTGCCGAAAGAGCTGCTGACCTTATGGAATGCATGCAAATTAGAGGTGTTGGTTACCACGCGGTAAGCCTTGGTTATTTCAAAACTCTATTTAGTAACTCTGGTAAATCAACTAGTAGTGAAGTTCCAGAAGATGTTCAATTATCAATGGGAATGTCTCCAGGTTTAGTTCGTTTTTCTGTTGGTTTAGATCACGATATTGAAACTACTTTCAATGTTATTTTATCTTGCCTAAAAGACAAGAATTTAATCTAACCGGTTAATGTCAAAACAGAAGCTCTATTTCAAAACTTGAAGTAGAGCTTTTTTTGTACCCAGCACCCAGTATCCTACAACCATCACCCACCGTCCGAAAAAAAATCTACCTTTGCCGCAACACAATAACCATGAAATTACAAGATACTACCAAGGGATATTTATTTGCATTTATTGCAGTTTTTGCAACCTCCAATGTTTATATTTTCAGTAAAGCGGCACTAGGGGAGGTTAGTTTAGCTGTTTTTGGTTTTTATTGGTTTCTATTTGGACTTATTTGGAACTCTATATTTGCAGCCAAAACAGGGAAGTTAAAACTAATTAAGAATCTAAAAAATCGTGATTTCATAATCCTATTGATTTTGGGTTTGTTAGAAATTTCAGGAACTACTTTTTTCTTTCTCTCTATTTCTACTTTTTCGAATCCTGCCATTGTCTCTTTCTTAGGAAATATCAATCCTGTTATTGTAACAGTATTGGGTTTTATCATTTTGAGAGAAAGATATAATAAGCCTGAAATATTCGGTAT contains:
- a CDS encoding aminotransferase class I/II-fold pyridoxal phosphate-dependent enzyme gives rise to the protein MSTKKFDPATNIQRQEVFGEFGGVNPSITDSSTFTFMTAKTMLDTFHGEAEGCFLYSRHWNPTNLNLAQALAAMEGTESAWVTGSGMGAITTVLLQLCSAGDHIVTSVTTYGGTYAFLKNYLPKFNIDVTFVNISDLEAVEAAIRPNTKLVYTESMTNPMLQISDMPKLSEIAHKHGAKLVVDNTFTPMIFAPYQLGADIVCYSMTKFINGKNDCVAGAICASGDFINAISDVNDGTAMLLGPVLDPMRSSSILKNLHTLHIRMMQHSKNAMFLAKKFKEIGLRFNYPGMTEHQDHDLMNSMRNEDFGYGGMIAIDMETAERAADLMECMQIRGVGYHAVSLGYFKTLFSNSGKSTSSEVPEDVQLSMGMSPGLVRFSVGLDHDIETTFNVILSCLKDKNLI
- a CDS encoding Lrp/AsnC family transcriptional regulator; translated protein: MSKIKFQIDSMDKQILDILMENARTPITLIARKLKISGAAIHQRLKKLKDAGVITGSKFALSPQGLGYHSLAFVGIQVNLTSGQTHHQVFDMILNIPEVVECHSITGKYSYMLKIYAHSNEHLKKILVEKIQSIIEVTSTETFLSLEEGFNRGLPIEIQS
- a CDS encoding flotillin family protein, which translates into the protein MGTSYFLVAAIVVIVTIFTLLVSLFKRYKRCPSDRILVVYGKIGKSTALGGKSAKTIHGGAAFVWPVLQSYEFLDLTPISIEVNLTSALSRQNIRVDVPSRFTVGISTEPGIMNNAAERLLGLSQDQIHDLAKDIIFGQLRLVVATMDIEEINNNRDKFLAAVSSNVEAELKKIGLKLINVNVTDIKDESGYIIALGKEAAAHAINEAKKSVAEKSRDGSIGEANAVREQRIKVADANADANVGEAIAMQKERINVADATAEAKVGEAEANRKERTLTADAIAKAKIGEAEANRNERIKTSEANATAVEGENLAKVTIANSDAERRTKEAEAERLAIAAEKVKTAQALEESYSAERKAEESRALRDKASQEADIIIPAEIDRQRIVIEAEAMAEEIRRKAKGEADAIYLKMAAEAKGNYEILTKQAEGFKAIVGAANQSSSDAVMLMIADKLPELVEKQVEAIKNIKIDKVTVWDSMSSGKDGNSPSTANFLSGMLGSLPPFDEIFQMAGMELPDYLKGSKKEEPKKEELPKVKEETISDADIIEDKPE